From Deltaproteobacteria bacterium RIFCSPHIGHO2_02_FULL_44_16, the proteins below share one genomic window:
- a CDS encoding translation initiation factor IF-2 has product MTTNSEKETHDVKTEVVEKRLKPTLIRRRASALPPPSEAEQSAETTSVPKQEQTVVSSASALSSPEQRATTTPSSTPAKTGEPKIGLVGHINLVSTDATREDWKEKLQRGPKRRRSRDELEMENILRAGGLKQYATINVVEEDPSSEVVEEAVVVPEEVVETAPSVERVFQPIARRKKSTRKGFKKTEITEPKAIKKVIRIAEAMSVSELSQATGKKVSELMKRLVDLGIMVTVNQRIEFEVASMIAEELGYKIEQTALKEEDLLTLPLEKILQENIKPRAPVVTVMGHVDHGKTSLLDAIRKTNVVEGEAGGITQHIGAYEVSIPKGKLTFLDTPGHEAFTSMRARGAKVTDIVVLVVAADDGIMPQTVEAIHHAKAAEVPIIVAINKIDKPGAQPERVKQALTEHELVPEEWGGDVICIPTSAKTKEGVEKLLEMILLQAEVLELKADPTIRPKGVVVEARLDKGRGPVATLIVQEGTLRVGDFIVCGFAYGKIRAMTDATGKVMKEALPSQPVEIQGLSSVPDAGDEFVGVLGEKEARQIIDVREVKERKKSSGDLSTTSLEDLQRELAAGETKELVLVIKADVHGSAEAVADSLLKLQTDIVKVKVLHKGVGGITENDVMLASASNAIVLGFNVKPDSKAKAAAERERVEIRSYRIIYEMIDDIRKAMEGLLAPEESEKSLGTIEVREVFKITKVGQIAGCYVTSGKITRNALVRLLRDQVVVYEGKISSLKRFKDDAREVTEGYECGIGIENFNDIKVGDIIEAYVIEKKAASL; this is encoded by the coding sequence ATGACCACAAATAGTGAAAAAGAAACACATGATGTAAAAACAGAAGTGGTAGAAAAGCGATTAAAGCCAACGCTTATTCGCCGTCGAGCATCTGCTCTTCCTCCGCCATCTGAGGCAGAACAAAGCGCTGAAACGACTTCAGTTCCAAAACAAGAACAAACCGTAGTTTCGTCTGCTTCCGCTCTTTCTTCACCAGAACAGCGTGCAACAACGACTCCTTCGTCAACTCCAGCTAAAACAGGGGAACCAAAGATTGGTCTTGTTGGTCACATCAATTTAGTTTCGACAGATGCAACGCGCGAAGATTGGAAAGAAAAGTTGCAGCGAGGACCGAAGCGTCGTCGAAGTCGTGATGAGCTGGAAATGGAAAATATTCTTCGTGCTGGCGGTCTAAAACAGTATGCGACCATTAATGTGGTTGAAGAAGATCCATCTTCTGAAGTTGTAGAGGAGGCTGTCGTCGTTCCCGAAGAAGTGGTGGAAACAGCTCCTTCCGTTGAGCGTGTTTTTCAACCCATCGCTCGTCGAAAAAAATCAACGCGTAAGGGATTTAAGAAAACAGAAATTACAGAACCAAAAGCGATTAAAAAAGTAATTCGTATTGCAGAAGCCATGTCAGTTTCAGAACTTTCACAAGCAACAGGGAAAAAGGTTTCGGAATTGATGAAACGTCTCGTGGATTTAGGCATTATGGTGACCGTGAATCAGCGAATCGAATTTGAAGTCGCTTCTATGATTGCAGAAGAATTGGGGTATAAAATCGAGCAGACAGCGTTAAAAGAAGAAGACCTTCTGACGTTGCCACTTGAGAAGATTTTACAAGAAAATATAAAACCTCGTGCGCCAGTGGTGACGGTCATGGGACATGTCGATCATGGAAAAACATCGCTCCTTGATGCCATTCGGAAAACAAATGTTGTAGAAGGGGAAGCAGGCGGGATTACACAGCACATTGGCGCCTACGAAGTTTCCATTCCTAAAGGGAAACTCACCTTTTTAGATACACCAGGCCATGAAGCCTTTACCAGCATGCGAGCTCGCGGCGCAAAAGTAACTGATATTGTGGTTCTGGTTGTTGCCGCAGATGATGGAATCATGCCGCAAACGGTTGAAGCGATTCATCATGCAAAAGCCGCAGAGGTTCCGATTATTGTCGCGATCAATAAAATTGATAAGCCAGGAGCACAGCCTGAACGCGTGAAGCAAGCGCTTACAGAACACGAACTTGTTCCAGAAGAATGGGGCGGGGATGTGATCTGCATTCCAACATCTGCAAAAACCAAAGAAGGAGTCGAGAAACTTTTGGAGATGATTTTGCTTCAAGCAGAAGTGTTAGAATTAAAAGCAGATCCAACGATTCGTCCAAAAGGTGTGGTTGTTGAAGCCCGACTTGATAAAGGTCGCGGACCTGTTGCAACCCTTATTGTGCAAGAAGGGACATTGAGAGTTGGAGACTTCATTGTCTGCGGTTTTGCTTATGGAAAAATTCGTGCGATGACCGATGCCACGGGAAAAGTCATGAAAGAAGCTCTCCCTTCTCAGCCGGTTGAAATTCAGGGTCTTTCTTCAGTCCCTGATGCAGGAGATGAGTTTGTAGGTGTTCTCGGAGAAAAAGAGGCGAGACAGATTATTGATGTACGCGAAGTAAAAGAGAGAAAGAAATCCAGTGGTGATCTCTCCACCACATCGCTTGAAGACTTACAGCGGGAACTCGCTGCTGGAGAGACAAAAGAACTTGTTCTTGTCATCAAAGCTGATGTTCACGGCAGTGCTGAAGCAGTTGCCGATTCCCTTTTAAAACTCCAAACAGACATCGTGAAAGTGAAAGTGCTCCATAAAGGTGTTGGCGGGATCACCGAAAATGATGTCATGTTGGCTTCTGCTTCCAATGCGATTGTGCTCGGTTTTAATGTCAAGCCTGATAGCAAAGCAAAAGCAGCAGCAGAGCGAGAACGGGTCGAAATTCGCTCCTATCGCATTATCTATGAAATGATTGATGACATTCGTAAGGCCATGGAAGGTCTTTTGGCGCCTGAAGAGTCTGAAAAATCACTCGGAACCATTGAGGTGCGCGAGGTTTTCAAAATTACCAAGGTGGGTCAAATTGCGGGATGTTATGTGACGAGCGGAAAAATCACTCGTAACGCACTTGTACGGCTTCTGCGCGATCAGGTTGTTGTCTATGAAGGAAAAATTTCTTCGCTCAAACGATTTAAAGATGATGCTCGTGAAGTCACTGAAGGATATGAGTGTGGTATTGGCATTGAAAATTTTAACGATATTAAAGTCGGGGATATCATCGAAGCTTATGTGATCGAGAAGAAAGCAGCTTCTTTGTAA